ACCCTTGCCCAACGAACACCCAGCGAGGGCGCCAAcgggcaaaaagaaagaacttaaacggaaaaattttaaaaaacaaaatagttAAAAATGTGCATGTCGGCGCtagttgtgccacgtaggacgccCTGCGTCCACGTTGGCGATTTCTAGccgaaattgatcaaatgaatcgaattgatacaaatgtgaaaagatttataattaaattcatccaattgaaaagtttttgACTGAATCTATATCAAATACCAATGCAATGTgtatagaatttttttggtactttttccataAATCAACCCATTTGTTTTATCGCTTTTCCCCCACGACATTGACCATGACTTGCAAAGACCTGCAAATAGTGCCTTTGGAGATACAGCCATTACCATCCCCCGATACCGCTGCTTGTTTTTTGCCATTGCTTTGAAGGGTGGAAGCTGGTCAGTCAAAAAGATTCTATTGCCACTTCTACATGGTCTAGGGGATTTGGTTGAACAACCACTGCAGGAATTTGGAGATGGTGATTGGGATGGACCCACTGACTAGACAAATTACCTATAGATATTCACTCAGAACGTAGATTGTAAGCATAGATGGAATGGAACCATTGACCTATTCATGATCACGGCAAACAAGAAacacaagaaagaacaaaagcaagagtggggaaagagagaaaggagcCTTAGTAACATGAATTGGTTATTTAGATATCACAAAAGTTGAGAAGAATCAGAAAATGACATTTGTATTTGCCCTTGTGGTCACCATCTATCTTATTCTCTAATGTGCTGACGACTTGATTTTTCTCACAACGTATCCGGAGACGTTATAGAATCATCAGCGGTAGATGGATCCCACCCTGGGGGCTTGATGTTTGGCCAATCTCCGCGGCATCCCAGCCTTATGTACAGGCTCTTCTTATCTGCAAGAAAGAGACGGAACCAATGAGACTTACGGTTCAACTAGAGCCTTTTACTGCATTGAGAACAGAGTCCAAGGTTGTTTTCATTACAGCATCAAGTATGAACTGGTACTAGCCATTATTGTTTAGGAGTCACATAGACATGCttgtttcataatttttttaaaatgcatcGAGGTGGCATTTTAATCAGATCTCTGTGGCTCAAACCGTCCAAGGTCTGTATCAGCATCAGCTTACTCTGGCACTAGGATCGGTCCCCTATTTCATAGCCCCTCAATTTGCAATATATGGGTCATGTGTAGCTTCACGAACTTTTACCTGGGAGCTTCCTATCTGATAAAACTAATCGTTTCAGTGCACTCAGGGATGCTTGAGCCACGGTTTTGGAGTAACTGGCATCCCAGCCTTGGAGCTTGACAACAACATCTGCATTTGCATAACCTAGACTCCCATCTTCAATGTGTCTTCTGACCTCTTTCGTAGCCGAGTCTTCGTCTGCAAAAAAGATCACAACTTACTTCAAATAAAATCATCGCAAGGGTCTGTATAACATCATCGAAGGGAGGCCATTGTTTAGCCTCTCCAAACCTCTTTCAGGTTCAGTCAAACTTCCAGCTGCATTGAAATGATTTTGTATAACATCATATGAACTGTCTGGAAAATGCACATTTGCAACATCCTTTCCACTTTGAACTTCAGTAAGGATAGATGTCATATCAGATCGTAAACCAAGTAATTTCAGCAGCATCGACAGTCCTTACAAGCCACTAAATTTGATTATCATTCTGTCTCTGCTACTCGAAGATAGTCAGGAAAACTGACACAAGGGCAAAATGCATGGAGGAGGCACGGATCACTAGACTACCTGTTGCTTCAGTTGCAGACAACCATACAGTAAATCCTGCATAAAGGTGCTGCCATTTGTCAGCTCTTCGGGCAGCACCCTGCTGCCCTCCTAAAGTTGCGACAACAGCCCGGACGTGACTTTgcaaaagaaatcaaagagagaagagaatgagTCATTCGTTAAGGCAAGAATTTCAAACAACTGCATCACATAATGCGTATACCTACTGAGGCTTTCTAATAAGACACCCTCTGCTTCAGCAATGGCATCATATCCTTCTGCAAGCACCCCTGGAGATGATTAGACTCATTAATGCGCTGCAAGATGGGCAATACAACAAGTCAACTCAAGATTGCCAAACCGAAAGTTGCTACATGATGTATCTACGTATACATGTTCTTTCGCATATGAGGATTTTACTATCTATTTTCATTCTAAGTTTTTTATTTCGGAATATGTATAGAGATGCAAATAACATTCCGAATGCCATCTTCAGCGCGGATTGGCGGTATGCTGAACTCAACCTCATCAATTGCTGTTCTAAACCATCATCAGATTATGTTAACAAGTAAATTGCTCATAGGTTGCTTATGTGAATAATGTTTGGCAAACATAGTACTTTCTTCGCAATGACCTGTAGTTATGAGATGAATCTAGAAGTTTTATCTATGGGTTTTTCTGAAGTCCCGTGCCCATTATTCTATCCGCTCGGAAATTTACCACGACGATAATGATAAACATTAAGTTAATACACATGTCAATAGAAAGACTATCACGAGATACTGTTTGATATTCTTTAGCATGGGACTATAGATGTGCCCTTTCACCAAATGTGTGGTACAGGACCAGATTTATGGCCCAGGATCGAAGGCATCTTAGTAGCCTATGTTTACAGCAGAAGTCTACTCACATGAATCGATTGTTTGCTTAGCAAATGTTTCAAGCAACTCCTTTGTCTCGAGAGGCGTGTACCTGCAGATCATAGATTTGAGCCTTAGCAAGCATCAAATCCGTCTAAAAACAAAATACTAGGACATTGAAAAGGCACTAGTAGTGATTGATCCTGCAGATCATAAGTTAATAATTGATTCCAAAGCTCTTCACGTGAATATGTTGTTTTAATCTTTCTCATTTCAGTCTTCATTGGGATCTTGAgggatttctttctttcttttgggtcgAGCTTTGGTTGTGCTGGTGAAATCAGAAAGGTGGAAATTTGGCAAATACTTTTCCAGAACCCAAGAAAGGATGAAAAAAAGTAACAATACCCAAGACCAACTGCAAGCTCTTTTGCCACTTTCTGGTTAATCTCCATCGAGTCGCCAATAATATAAATGGATGTTCCTCTAAGTAGTTGCATTGACCCTGCAGCCAGTGACTCCCAAGACTCCACAATATCAGGCCATTTCAATTCAGGATTCTGCTTCTTCAAATTAATAACAAGCTGATCGTCGTCTAAATACCTGTCCAAAACAAGAGTCCTCACTTGAGCGCCCGGATAATCTAGGCTATTATCATCAAGTACATACACACATAGACGACTAACCATATCGTTTCATCTGACTTTATCCTATCAAAGAGAGAGTCTGTTTCCATTAGCGTCATATGGGAACCAGAATGCTTAAGTTGGATCGTTAAGGAGGTGTCATTTGCATCCACGTAAATATCTCTGGGACCTGAAATGTCGATGCCGCCGAGCTGGAGTCGCAATTCCATATCGGAAGAACCATCTGAAAACTGCATCCGCTTCACCAGTCAGTTTTCAGGAAATGCCTCATCTCATGCGGTTAGGGAAATAATAGTACTCCGATAGCAAAGGTCAAGTGCAATTTGGTGAGTTCAGTGACAGTGTAAAAGCTTGTTCCCATCTCTATGGTTACAAACAGGATTCATCAGGTGAAGATCATCCTAAGCAAATGCACCAAAATAGAAACTTTTACGTGATATGTCCCTTAGGACAATAGATATCAATTACGAAATctacaaaatttcacattttgatgCTCGGGGTTGAGAGGAAACTCTATAGTCCGCTGTGCCACAATCGTTCTTCGACATTG
This sequence is a window from Rhodamnia argentea isolate NSW1041297 chromosome 3, ASM2092103v1, whole genome shotgun sequence. Protein-coding genes within it:
- the LOC115743114 gene encoding probable inactive shikimate kinase like 2, chloroplastic isoform X1 — translated: MATATPASCFFNQRTFKLPSPSRSSLPVRQFATRNAVAFKTRSRVSCSSSLSPATPISYEFSDGSSDMELRLQLGGIDISGPRDIYVDANDTSLTIQLKHSGSHMTLMETDSLFDRIKSDETIWYLDDDQLVINLKKQNPELKWPDIVESWESLAAGSMQLLRGTSIYIIGDSMEINQKVAKELAVGLGYTPLETKELLETFAKQTIDSWVLAEGYDAIAEAEGVLLESLSSHVRAVVATLGGQQGAARRADKWQHLYAGFTVWLSATEATVQSGKDVANVHFPDSSYDVIQNHFNAAGSLTEPERDEDSATKEVRRHIEDGSLGYANADVVVKLQGWDASYSKTVAQASLSALKRLVLSDRKLPDKKSLYIRLGCRGDWPNIKPPGWDPSTADDSITSPDTL
- the LOC115743114 gene encoding probable inactive shikimate kinase like 2, chloroplastic isoform X2, whose translation is MATATPASCFFNQRTFKLPSPSRSSLPVRQFATRNAVAFKTRSRVSCSSSLSPATPISYEFSDGSSDMELRLQLGGIDISGPRDIYVDANDTSLTIQLKHSGSHMTLMETDSLFDRIKSDETIWYLDDDQLVINLKKQNPELKWPDIVESWESLAAGSMQLLRGTSIYIIGDSMEINQKVAKELAVGLGYTPLETKELLETFAKQTIDSWVLAEGYDAIAEAEGVLLESLSSHVRAVVATLGGQQGAARRADKWQHLYAGFTVWLSATEATDEDSATKEVRRHIEDGSLGYANADVVVKLQGWDASYSKTVAQASLSALKRLVLSDRKLPDKKSLYIRLGCRGDWPNIKPPGWDPSTADDSITSPDTL